The Hoplias malabaricus isolate fHopMal1 chromosome X2, fHopMal1.hap1, whole genome shotgun sequence genomic interval GGCGCGTCATGTAAATTCAGCATCCAGTGAAGCACAACGCTGTTAAACCGATTCCTAGACACTATGGTATAATCGTCTACAACACCACCATTTCTCACCAATTCTGCTATATGACCGTCAGATAAACCAAAGTTAGGAGCTGTTGGGTCAAATGCTGAATGTCCAGGTGTTGTCACACCGCTACctgtttgttcattgtttatgtgttgtgtgttattttgaatATCATGTTCTAGGTCTGCTATAGCTATGTCACATTCTTCGATAAGACAGCGTAGTTTTTCACTTGGATACAACCGCCCCCAAGCATCATATGTTGCGTCATCACATGCAAAATCTGTTGATTGTTCGCCACTACTATCATATCTACAACGCTTAACCGGTTGTGTATGTGATGCTTGCCTTGTGTTTGTTAACCATTCATCCGGTGTTGTTTGTAATAATCCATGTGCGTTACTACTGTTATCGCTGTCTTGTATGTCTACGTCTTGTTGATTTTTACTAAGCGAGTCAATAGCCATGTCACATTCGTCCATAAGACAATGCATTTTTTCACTCGGAGACAACTGTTTCCACACTTCATATATTGGGTCATCACACGCAAAATCTGTCGATTGGCTGTggctattgttattattacaaaGATTTGTCggatgtgtttgtgatgtttgaCTAGTGTTTGTCAACCATTCGTCCAGTGTAGTTTGTAATAAGCCATGTGCGTTACTACTGTTATCGCTGTCTTGTATGTCTACGTCTTGCTGATTATTACTAAGCGCGTCAATAGCCATGTCACACTTGTCAATAAGACAACGCATTTTTTCACTCGGAGACAACTGTTTCCACGCTTCATATATTGGGTCATCACGCGCAAAATCTGTAGATGCCATGACTGTTTAGACCTATTTGTTTTTCGATACACAAATTAttggtttttaaatgtcaatggtttaaaataacgctattacttttgaatgtgcgttaatgatttgatttatttaacacatactTGAAAAATAAACCACACTAAATTAtcaacacaataataataataataacaattaactATTAACTATTATTATCTACAAGAAAAGACGGTCCTGCAACAGGGATccgtgttgattttttaaactgCAAAAGTCTGTTTAATTTATACAACAATTCTAACGCTGTTTTACTGTGCGCAACCTGTTTCTTACACAAACCAAGAATATCCTTAACTAAATTGGCATTAGCTGTTTGTTCTTTACACAAGGCTTCAATACGTTCAACCTGTTTCTGAATAATATTGTCGCGCCTGCGGTTTAAACAGCCTGCCTACGCTGTTCAATAGAGATTTTAGCGATCTCCTGCGACATCTGTCACATCAACGTTATAAACTCAACAGGGTTGTTAGCGCAATTACAACCCCCcacctggttttgttgttgttgttgttgttgttgttgttcgtgATCTTGATTGGATTTTATTTCATCCGTAATAGAGTTCCCAGGTTCGATCAGAGCATCATTTAACACATCATTCAGCACAACAGCAGCACCGTTGTCCTCCTTTACTGTAAAGCTGTTATCATTCCATGTTTTAATTAACTCATCAGACCATCCAGCGGCGCACAGACCAGGATCAACACAGTCCTCATACACCAACAGATCGAAAATGTCCAAATCTATGAACAGatcaaataatgaaacactcgttaacacacaaacatcatgttataaataatacaaataatatttaattgtgtttttattaccgtTTGTTTTGTGGATATCGTCCAATCTAAGACGTTTACCACTACTTGAGCGCAATGTTTGAGCACCACCAGATCCAAAACTATCACGTTTTCCGTGTGGAACAGACACCCTGATGTCCCTTGGGACGCTTTAATTGGATCGGGTAGGACTGCTTGTTAAACACGGCGTAAATGTTTGCGGCGCTTGGTCGTTGCTGGCGTACGTAGCATCCAACGGTTCAACAGCAACAGAGGTGCCGGGAACAACTTCAAACCCTGGCGGTGTTAGGAGATTTGTTGCTTCAACTAAACGTGTCAACCCTACAACAGAGAACATATAAATTACACACTATTGCGCCACACAATCAAAATATAACACCATGAGTTACAAGATGTATCAGACAACCTACCAAGAGGATTTAAATACCCCATAGCATccacagtttctgaagaaatgaaaaaataatctcatgaataacaactaaaataaaaaagacacataaaataataaagagcaGAGTCATACCTTCACAAAGTTGTGATAAACCTTCAATGCTCCTAATGGCATGGATGGTTTCTAACTCAGATGTACCTAGACAAGATAAACCATGTTAAGTgggtaagaaaatattatatcacCGAAATTCTGACAAAAAATTAGGTAGAAATCTGTAGCTTAACACTTACCGAGAATGTAGGACTCCATTGCTACTTCCAAATAGTGTCTGAATGGCGTCTAAATTGTATCGGTATAGGCTTTGTCACACAGGATTTAAGTTAACTATATATACGTGGGGGCTGTGGGTGTGTCAGGGGTGGGGTGTGggtgtgaggggaagcccatataaggacatcctgtactgacctgtcagtCATAAGCCCGAGAATCAAACAGGTTAATTTTAACACCCCTTAAATATTCATGAGGGCTGCTACCAAATGCTATACCACgccgtttcttccttggcgcaaaagcaaagttggtttcagaactaatagttggtgtaactgtagattctcttaaaagagactgatttacacacactgtagacattttaaaaagcgtttagccatagaaatccaccagggtcattttaaataccacatgCAAGCACAACCCACCCCTCACATGTTGGGGGGTGTGAGGGTGTcaggggtggggtgtaggtgtgaggggaagcccatataaggacatcctgtactgacctgtcacctaggtcataaatcaggggtcataaatcattcacaaaggtgtttgacagaaggtgtaggatatatactacttATGTACTAtttgtatacattgcaattgctgtatgtttccattgtttaaaggttgtatgaaaagcacacttactaatattacattgtcagatatgttgtcattgtggtggtaccctcaattgtacatatttgtacatttaattagggaacatgattatattacaattgtagattttaaaatgtgttgatttcatacaccctgttttatttccaggacttttattatgttttttgttatatgacatttctataatgaaatactacAAACATGTATGTCTCCCAccggagaagagaatgcaatgtacctttaagtaacaaaactggacttttaaacacttgtaccttttagtgaccaataatgtaccttttccttttttctgagagtgtaagttaTTTATTAAAGCAGTAATTTCACCATGAACTTGATTGTACCCTTTTCTGAGGgaagggaggtgtgtgtgtgtgtgtgtgtcgggggTGGCAGGGCGGTGTAtagaaataaactattacaaccgataatgagccagatctgggccgagtctggcactaatggcgtgcttctggctcaaactcggCCGTGGTCCGGTTATCGCGTTTAGTTATGGCTTGCCAGATTAGGGCCGAGTCATTTGAGCCGcgcctcagccacaacactcgGCCGAGTCTGTGCCGAAAGTTTCCCAGACTCGGGCCAGAACTATCGGCCCACTCTACGGCCGTACATCACGGCCGAGACAATGCCGACTCCGCGTGCGGTGTTGTGCCGAATTCAGCACCCCCGCCGCGAGATGCATCCCCGGCATATTAAGTCCTAAGGGAGGTTAatcggcgttttatgacaaaacgggcaaaatatcatgttataataataataaaataaatcgcCCTTTCCCCAGTAGAAACACTCTAGATGTtgagatgtaaaaaagaaaaggtcgcttataaataataaaatgatatagtCTACATGCAAcactgctttttctgaagtcagcttcgacttattctaaaacaaacgtgtacgttcattttctgaccacaatgAAACTCCTACATATCCTGTCGCAatttttatggaatatttaaacactggaaataaataggaatataggacaaaagcagcgaattgtaaataaaattaccacttcattactgtacttgctaaaatgttatatccatgaaaatgtacacatgctgccactgcctgaacataactgcaatattaatagttgaattagaaagaaatgtacccaattttaattctggctacatttctgtttttgccatgaaacttatacaggtattttatattgatcctataggtgtactgacaaaaacaaaccttatttgtgtgtacagaaagagagttacAGGGGGAtgctttttaaggcagtccacctgcctgaaaaggcaccgTGGTATTAAAGTTACATATTGATGATGTAagcaccacaaccctgaattggataagcggttacagataatgaatgtatgaatgaatgaatgaatgaatgatgatgcAAGGCTTAGATGCTGAAGCTGGGCCATGGATatccattccatgaagctctctgtACACattgttcttgagctaatctgaaggccacatgaagtctGGAGGTCTGTAGCAATAGACTGATGTGCACTATGTGCTGTCCTAGCTATGTCATTTTATGTGACCTTCCATTTAGTGGTTGAATTGCTGTCATTCCCAATTGCTTctactttgttataataccactgactgtggaatatttaatagtgaggaaatttcacaactggacttgttgcacaggtgacATTCTAGGTAGCTCCTGAGAGCGacacattctttcacaaatgtttgcagtctgcatgcctaggtgttTGGTTTTTAACACCTGTGGCCATGCAAGTGactggaacacctgaattcaatgatttgggTAGGTAAGTGAATACTACTGACAATACAGTGTAAATAGAAGTGCTAATAAACTGCATGTATTACTGCTTTTACACACTGCTCATGTACAGGCAGCCATATTGAATTCTAAACTTGGGTTTCATGAGACTCTCCAGAATTTCTGTGTAGGAAATTCAAATGGAACACAGCATTAAACATGGCCATCCCCATGACCTCTTCTATTGAGCTTAAACTGATTCTTTATCAGTTTGAAAATTTCATAAGAAATTCAGTTATGAAACTACAGTTTAAGTCTTCATCTCTTGTGAGTTACAtttcataataataaatttatattttcataagTAAATTTTGCTATGTTTACAGCATAAGTTACGTATTGTTCACTTCatattgtatattgtatagTGTGTAGCTCACTGTGCTCCAGCTCGGAGATGCGCTCATGCAGACTGTTGAGGCCCTGGTCGATGTGCTGGTGGTGGTTCTCTGTTTCTTTGCGCATATTCTTCCTCTCATCCTCCAACAGCTTCACCTTCCACTCCAGATCGCCACCCACATCCTCCACCTGCCCACCAGCCTGCCCTGGAGCCCCCACCAACGCCTCCGAGTGGTTCAGCACCACTGGAACCATCTCCatctgaaagagagaaagagacacacaaacTTCTGGTTATCGACCATTTCAAGATCTAGAAGCTGATTTTCTTTTCAGTGCTCATAATTGCAAAGTTATCCTCAGGCCATTAAACATTTCTCCACATCTCATATGTCCAATTTCAGTGCCGATTTCCTTTTCTAAGAAACCGATTTTTCGCAGCTCCAAATGGTTTCCGACCCATAGTGTTATCTTTTCATAGTGGAAGGAGGGACACTAACAACTATGACTTTGTTGAGAACTGAAGTGAGGCAGGAGCTTgaatttgttttctgtttttctgatgGGTTGAGTTTGATGTACAAAAACCTGTGTGGTTGTTAGGCTGTAAATCTCATATAATTCATGTGCAAAAGGAAGACAAGGAAGAGAAAACTGAACTCCTAACAAACAACTAtgctgtcacgccctcgtcctgtcaagtctgttttccccgtcatgtgctctctcagcacatggctctgtttgttgttgtccatgtctccgcccttgtcctgcCTTCTTTCTTCCTGCTTGTCAGTGttgtttgtaatcctgccccttcattattagtctcaggtgtccttgtgtgtatttaagtccccttctctcactttctcttgtcggacatttcacctttgtagTGTTTCGTATCCAGTTGTTTCATGTTGTTCCAATTCCTGGTCGTGTCGTTTCCATTTCAGgtcatgtgtttttgtttaaattcctagtcatgttgtttcctcgcttcgtgtttgccctcgagtccgtttgtgtttgttttgttattttgttgttaaataaaagtctgtgttgtagcgtgtgcgtccgcctccgtcagtctgcctcGCGAATCCTGACATATGCAAGTAaatcatatttcatatttgcaTAGAAAATCTGGCAGTGCATCCCGCACTTAAAGTATCATAGAgattcttttacacagtgaaacaTGTAGCAAACACAACCCGGGGTTCCATTTCAGTAAGGGTTTATTtgctaaataataaacaaacaacaaatgccCAATAATGGCCAAccttaaaataaaaccaaataacattattccagtgagtgtgatattctgagtgtaaatgtgttggtttaactttttccaaatttttcctcgtggcagtccgtattatttgagattATCATCCAATGCCTAGTTTcactggttaataaataatgattttaaataacgtgtgctgttgatttaacaaatacaTGCAATCGAGAAGAATCTGAACAAAGCATTTTTCTTCAAATGatcttatattttgtatttgttttataattatatattttgtatttactgtgattatatataactttatacaatcACCACGCTTACTGAGGAGGCAATTAATTTCTGCACAGTACGGTAAATACAGTGGGTACCCTGCACTGAAGCAAGACACTGCACAATTTAGCAGTCCTTTGCAGCATTTGTAATATGTCcatagatttatatatatatatatatatatatatatatatatatatatatatatatatatatatatatatatatatatgagagagataCTCTATTGCTATAAAATTAAGTTAAAACAACAATAGTATATTATGGTGTTTCTATTGGTTAAAATCTTATGtattcacacagagagagtgaaataaTGGTTTACTGACAATAAAGTTACTTTGaagtgttctccttgtgtctgcatgtgaaattgtgagtgactggaaaATGTTGTATGAGAGAGCGAGTCGTCTTCCCCCGAATGAGTGTCACTCGGCCAAAGTCGGGCCAAATGCTGTATAATTTTAATTGGTAACGTGGCATCACTTTTATGAATACATCATTAGTGGGCTGCTGGCAGTTTTTTATTTCACCTGACGGTGGCAGCAGTGTGCTAATGTATAGGATATTGCACCACTGTGTTAATGAACTAAGCTAAACGCCATTCATTATTCTGGGCCAGCAAAGTGATGACAGAATGACATTTGGTGATgactccaaaaaaataaataaataaataaataactgacaGTGAAAAACGGCGATTTCAAGAGAGGAATTGGATTTTACATTCTTTTGTACAGAAGCGTATTGCtgccacacacaataaaaaaaatcctcagtATGTTGTTATTTTGAAATAAGCATCTAATTTTTATGAGATATGTCTGTCTCCATTCTGTCGGTAATACCAATACTGTTCCAACACAAGAGCCACTGAGCCGTGGTTTCACTGGTTCACGCTGCAGTGTCCAGCGATGATCCATTGGTCCAATTGTGTCTAGTTCGATGTCCATgtaatgttttgtgtgtttggtcTTATTCTCCTGTAAAGTGGCCTAAATCACACACATAACTAAGCAGCGGCTCTGTATGAGCACCAGCTCCAAACTGCATGACCCAGTGAAACCATGGCTCAGTGGCACTTGTGTTGGAACAGTTTTGGTATTACCAACAGAATGGAGACAGACATATCTCATAAAAAATAGATATCTCATAATTACGAAATATTATGTCATTTTTATGACATAATATCTAATAATAACAAGATACTATCTCATAATAACGAGATGCTTATCTCATAATAACGACATGAGTATTGTTTTATCGTGTGCGACAGCAATACGCTTCCACACTACTGCAGCAGTTAATGATCTAAAATGAAGTTTAGTAGTTAATAAATTTAAactgttttgtaaatgtgtttttttatatattttgaatacactgttatacatttttttatattaatgataTGTTTGGAATGAGAGACTGGCCCTTTGAAAAAGGTTTGGACAACCCTGGACTATAGCTACCATGTTCACTACCAAGTGGAGGCTAGATGTATTCAGCTCACACCCCTAAGGAATAATAGAGCCCAATCCAGTAGTTTTGTGATTAGTGgcttcactaatgctcttgtggctgaatgccatcaggtCCTTTAAATATTCCAGCATTTAGTGTAAAATCTTGACTGCAGCAGctgctactgcagcaaaggtGTCCACAACCTTTGGCCGTGTAGTTTTCTTTTATAAAAGACATAAACTCAAGCAACTAAACCattgaaaaatatttagaataaagAGGGAACACTTATTCTAGGCAAAAAACCTGTAGCATCTTCCTCAAAGCTGTTTCTCTCACTCATATTTTATGCATGTGTTTTCCCCCAGCAAAAGCTTtatagagcagagagagagagagagatttccctCACCCACAGCTCTGAAGAAACACATACTGTATGTCAGATAATGCTAATGTTACCAATAATCAATGAAAACGACCTACCAGTTAGCATTATGCAAATGACATCATGCGAACTGGTGGCCTTGAGAGGTTCCTGCTTTGAGATAGAAtgatactgtatatttattaaacacTGAAGTATATGGTATAGCAATTAAATGTCTTtccttacaaaaaaaaattctatgGGTACTCCAGAAACCTTTTAAGAGGCTTTATTTTTAGGCGAGTGGAAAAATGAACGCTCATAAATTCCCTCATTTGTCTTTCCAGATAAACCAAATTAACCCATGGAGTATGTGTGTTTGAGCACAGAAATCACCAAACTCCCTGCTAGACACTGGACAAGACACttgtatttttaagagtgtcTAAGCCaacaataaaaatcacataGGACTGCTCAGTAAGACTACAATATATTATGATAGGAGTTATTTTATTTGGAATCATGAACGAAATGATTGCTGACTTGCACATGGTTTCATGCAAAGGTTAATACCAGTTTTGATGGAATTTGGTGGCTTTTGCACTTAAACACACAATCACTTTGCAAAGAAAACATGCATCTCTAAAATACTtcatagaagaagaaaaaaaacttcaagtgtcagtggaagtcagtgttaaaatatttaattccaaactaatttggagcatttcacaTAATGTGGAGTAcagatgtgttcaaatgatgtagcaaaTTAAAATTAGAGAGGACTAGAATTAAACTCTGATATAGAACCATGCCCATGAATAACCTGTACCATATATTCACTCACCTCTAACTTTTCTATGCGGTCCTTCAACTGGAGAATGGctttctccagctcctccacagCCCGAGCCGTCTGCAGTTGTGCAGCAGATGTGCTCACATCATCGCCGGCCATGAGTCGCCGGCGTCCAGCtgcccacacacccacactgcGCTCGGGCAGGCTCCTCTCCTCCAGGCCACTCTCACATTCAGAGAGCTTCCCTGTCAACTCCCGAATGGTCCTCTGATCCATGAGGATCTGGTCGTTTTGCCTGAGGACTGTCTGCCGGAGTTCTTCGGCGGTGGCGCTCAGTTGGCTCCAGTCCTCGTCGTCATCATCGTACGGCTCGTCAGCCTGTGACTTCAGGCTCCTGGACTTGCACTCTCCCGGAGGCACGGGTGTGCAGATGAGGCGGCTGAAGGAGAAGCGCTTGGGACCAGTATCGGTAAGCTCGTTACGGAACGGGACCTCGAGGCCTAGGCCCAGTCCACCACTCTCAAAAGATTCCGGACCGTGGAGAGCGCCCAAAGAATCAGGCCCGTGGATCGCGTTCGGTGATTCAGCACGATGGAGAGAGTTCAAGGAATCAGCGCCTCCGGAGTCAACACCGTGGAGTGCGCTCAGTGGCCCCGCGTGTGCCACCGCGCCCGAGGATAGCAGCGCTTCCGCGGACACCGAGTGGTTGTCGGCAGGGGCCTGGAGCCCGGAGGTGCGGGAGCGCGGGTAAACGCTGGCGATGATGCAGATTACCGCGCCAAGGAAAGCCAGCATGCCGGCGGCTACTAGGACTAGGACGAACTTCATCTTCCAAACCAGGATCCAATGTTCGGACGCGTCTTGCCGGGAtctggattatttatttatatatttatttgtttataattattattattattaatattttcttcCTGCAGATTTGCTCTGCTCCTCCTCCCCGCGTTGCTAAGCTCCTAGTGCTCTGGTTACTATGGTCCCTGACaggaaggatggatggatggatggagagagagagagagagatgatgatgaCGTGCCCAGGGTAATATAATCCCACCCGTATTCCATCAAGCACCGCCCCCTGCGCTGAGATTGGCTAACAAATCTTTAAAACGTGTTGAGTTTGTATATGAATCGCCAACCAATCCATGTGAAGAAACTTGGTGATTCGCCAATCCTAATACAGGACGTACTTTACTAGCCAATCTAGGCACAGGAGACGGAGtctttttaaatgaaagtgAAAAGCGGGATTTTCACGGGCAAATTACACTTtccaaaagtttgcagacaGACTGGTTACATTTAGTTGCACCCAATGTGgacactattttactgtaaacaccGTTTATATATTATCCAGAAAATAATCAAGACATTAAATGACATGCACAAGAGTAGATGCATATG includes:
- the LOC136676177 gene encoding neuronal pentraxin receptor-like, whose amino-acid sequence is MKFVLVLVAAGMLAFLGAVICIIASVYPRSRTSGLQAPADNHSVSAEALLSSGAVAHAGPLSALHGVDSGGADSLNSLHRAESPNAIHGPDSLGALHGPESFESGGLGLGLEVPFRNELTDTGPKRFSFSRLICTPVPPGECKSRSLKSQADEPYDDDDEDWSQLSATAEELRQTVLRQNDQILMDQRTIRELTGKLSECESGLEERSLPERSVGVWAAGRRRLMAGDDVSTSAAQLQTARAVEELEKAILQLKDRIEKLEMEMVPVVLNHSEALVGAPGQAGGQVEDVGGDLEWKVKLLEDERKNMRKETENHHQHIDQGLNSLHERISELEHSISTPSYPHGFKLSFPVRTSHMYGLVRRNIQEMYAFTACMWLKATEGGIGTPFSYAVAEQPNELVLLQGVHNPAELLLNDKVAQLPLSFPQNTWQHICVSWTLRDGVWKAYQGGKLKGRGEGLSAWHPIRAGGVLVLGQEQDTLGGRFDASQALVGELSLFNLWDRVLPPMDVATLASCGEPPQQGNVMPWTQRDVDVFGGAVKEPMDPCSGGTGAQKNPPTDVTPSKDAESG